agggagaaagagagagagaacctgagATGGTTTTGGCtgccaaaaaagagaaaaagagagagagggagagagagtgaaagagagagagagagagtttctttGATGTaattactgctttggcaacagtcatgccaatacagttctatgaattgaattgaattgaattgaagttgaattgaaaattgaattgaattgagagggagaaagagagagagggagaaagagagagaacctgAGATGGTTTTGGCCGCCAAAAATCAGAATAGACTTGTTTCAATTAGCTTTTCTTTGTTCTGGTGAATATTTACACATAATCGGAGCCAGACAAATTTGCAACTCATTGTGGAGCCAGTATCAGCATCAGTGTCAGTTTTCAAAGGCCTCTGGCCCGCCAGTCTCCCCTCACTCTTCCAGTGCCACCTAACACCTCCCAGTTCTTTTGTCCTCCTTGTCCTCCCTTTACGGAGGTGCCTGCCTCTTGAGACAttttatcctgtgtgtgtgtgtgtgtgagtgagagagagagagagagagagagagagagagagagagagagagagtgtgtgtgtgtgtgtgtgagagagagagagagagagagagagagagagagagagagagagagagagagtgtgtgtgtgtgtgtgaggggggggggggttagcgaGATATGACTTTGAAGGGCCAGCTagctcctgtgtgttgtgtgttgtgtgtatgtgtgtgtgtgtatgtgtgtaagtgtgtgtgtgtgtgtgtgtgtgtgtatgtgtgtgtgtgtgtgtgtgtgtgtgtatgtgtgtgtgtgagggggggggggggggggggttagcgaGACATGACTTTGAAGGGCCAGCTAgttcctgtgtgttgtgtgtgtgtgtgtgtgtgtgtgtgtgtgtgtgtgagggggggttagCGAGACATGACTTTGAAGGGCCAGCTAGCTCCTGTGTGTTGATATGTCTGGTCTCATTTGCAGGCTTCAGTCACCAGGTCTGTGCTATTTCACCTCCTGCCCGCGACTGTCCTTTGTTCTGTCATGTGAAGTAGCAGCCCCTGAGAGCCCTCACAATAGAGGAGCCAGgtctgagagggggagagggagggagggagggagagagggatggagagagggagggatggagagggagagggagagtgagggatggagagagaaaaagaaaaggagagagagaaagatggagaggaagagagtgagtgagggagagagagagggaaagagagagagagagagagagaggagcttaaAGCTATTCGGGGCCGTGTGGACGTGGCACGGATTTACCAGCCGTCTCTGgcactgcctgtctgtctcacgCTGATTGGGAccactagtacacacacacacacacacacacacacacacacacacacacacacacacagacttttactctcactctctctctcacacacacacacacacacacacacacattcactttcagacagacgtgcacacatactgtgGATGCAttcacagatacatacacacaaacacacacacacatgcacacacatattcataaacgcatatcacacacacacactcgggcagGAAGCCCAGGCTTATGTAGTGGCCCCTCAGCGCTGTTGGGGGCTTCCTGTGTTGAGCGTTTGACACCGTTAGCCCATatctggatctctctctctgtgtgtgtgtgtgtgtgtgtgtgtgtgtgtgtgtgtgtgtgtgtgtgtgtgtgtgtgtgtgtgtgtgtgtgtgtgtctgtgtctgtgtctgtgtctgtgtctgtgtctgtgtctgtgtgtgagtggctgtatgtgtgtgtgagtgtggctgtgtgtgtgtgtgtgtgtgtgtgtgtgtgtgtgtgtgtgtgtgtgtgtgtgtgtgtggctggctgtatgtgtgtgtgtgtgtgtgtgtgtgtgtgtgtgtgtgtgtgtgtctgtgtgtctctgtgtgtgtgtgtgtgtgtgtgtgtgtgtgtgtgtgtgtctgtgtgcgtgtgtgcgtgtgtgtgtgtgtgtgtctgtgtgtgtgtgagtgtgtgtgtgtgtgtgtgtctgtgtctgtgtgtctgtgtatctgtgtgtgtgtgtgtgtgtcagtgtctgtatgtgtgggtgtgggtgagtctgtgtgtgtgtgcgtgtgtgtgtgtgtgtgtgtgtgtgtgtgtgtgtgtgtgtgtgtgtgtgtattattgtgtATGGGAGTGTCTTGGGCATCTCCTGTGCTGAGAGATTGACACCGTTGGCCCTTTTttttatgtgtatctgtgtgtctgagagtccaagtgtgactgtgtatgtgcgtgtgtgtgtgtgtgtgtgtgtgtgtgtgtgtgtgtgtgtgtgtgtgtgtgtgtgtctgtgtgtatgtgtgtgtgtgtgtgtgtgtgtgtgtgtgtgtgtgtgtgtgtgtgcgtgagtgtgtacatgtgtgtgattgtgtgtgtgtgtgtgtgtgtgtgtgtgtgtgtgtgtgtgtgtgtgtgtgtgtgtgtgtgtgtgaattgttggGACCTTCCTGTGTTAGCCActggcctgtgtctgtgtgtgtttaggacatCCTGTGGTGAGTTTTGGGCACCACTGACTCTGATTTGTTATATCCTTGAGtcgttgtgtctgtgtgtgtgtgtgtgtgtgtgactctgatTTGTTATAtccttgtgtctttgtgtctgtgtgtgtatgcaagtgtgtgtatgtgaaagtcTTGCTCTGTGGCGTTATGCactcaaaaaaaggaaattagCTGACTGTTATATTTACTTAAATATAACAGGTATTTCCTACTAAATAATTTCGTGTTTACAACATTAACTTAAataaatcatgtcatatttgcTTGTAGTTCAACTGTATAGATTTTAATAGATTCAATTAAGTTAAAATAACCTGATACAATCGATTTGATTTTTAAATATGTAGTCTAGCCTGCTCCAGACCATTAGATGGCGCTAGTGTGCTATCAGGCAGGATGGCAAAACTTGGAAATACACTAGCCTTTTCTCTTTTGGACATGCTGCCATGCTGCCATGCTGCTGTTAACGACGAAGAGACTGCTGTGCTGACTGTGCTGGTGAGTGACGACTAAAAGAATCTTGGAGTCTGCCTTCTACGTCCTAAAAAACGTAAGTTTATCAACTGTAACTATATCGTGTGTTAGTGTTAAAATAAGACGAAAATGCCACGCTTAGTTTTAATACAGCGTGTAAACGTTACAATTAGGTGTTGATAGATATTTTACCATCCAAAAGCTAAACCAAGCGGATTAGCAATCGAAAACTTTTGCTCTATCTATGCTAGTGTGTTTTTTAGACATTTTCGGAAGCCTAGTTTTCCGGTTGTGTTTGAGAAAATTCATGAGCGAGATtagcatgatttatttttcacaaGTTAGTGGAACGTGATTAGAGTCATAAAGTCTGCAAGGTTTATCGAAAGTTGGTTTGgttgtgtggatgtgagtggatgtgtgccaTGCGTGCATGCCATGCGTGTGCCTCACCCCGGGAGACCCCGTAGGTTGATCTTTCGATTGAATGCACTGAATGTAGATGTAGCGTCGGAAAGTTCAATGTAGTGACTATCAGGAGGGCTGAATTGgagaaatgtgagtgtgtgcttgttgatCATATcaaacaatatagtgcattgtTGCGTATAGGATGCTAACAACTTGAGGAAATTAAAGCAATTGTTCTGATTGTAAAAAATAATCTGTAGCAGTAATTTATCAAGAAATCACCTCATTAAATATTTGTGATCATGTTTGCTGACCCTATCCACTACTCTTCATGTTGAGTCTAACTGTGATATAAGATAATTCAAGATATTAGTTTTGAAGATATTAATTAATCTTTCTCCATCACTGCAAGGTTACGGCCAAGGCTGATCTGCTGTTCAACTGTTCCTCCGACTGCACATCTGAAGTAGAGTGACCATCAGTTAAAGGTGCACTCTTGTCTTCTTTCAACCTTTTCACCATCTTTTCACAATGATGTTTTCCTGGAGGATTCCAGTATTGCAAATGCGCAAGATCCCAGAAAGACCTGACTGTCCTtgttccttttttgtttttggcgaCTTGCAGCAAGTGTAGTTTACCCAGGATGTGGAGGTGTAAGGAATGTAGTGTTTCTCTAGCTACAAGATATCAGCTACTAAAACATTTTAGACTACAACACCGACATAGGCAACGCAACCCTTGCCCACACTCAAACTGTCCATGTTCTTTTAAGACGTGGAATGCTTTGCACATTCATTTGAGTAGATCCCATCCTAAAGTAAAATCTCAGGAGTTACTCGAACTATCAACGTTCAATTGtcatttgtgtgcttgttgcGATCTTCATACAGAGAGGGATTATTTTATACATATTGGCACTCATCTGAGGAGTAATGAAACTGTAACTTGTATGTTTGGGAGTTGCTGCTTTCAAACCAACGTATATGGGACATTTCACTCTCACAAGAATCGAAAACACAACCCACATACATTGAAAGATTACAAGGCAGGAATAGTTACAGCCACTCAAGTTTCACAAGACTCATCTGAGGATCATGGGGAAGGTGTACTTAATGAAGATGATGGTGTTGTTGAAGCAGATGACGAATGTTCAAGTAGTGATATCAGTGGACCTAACAACTTGCCTGAGGTAATTACGCATAAATTTGCAGCAGCATTGCTCAAGTTGGAGCATTTTGCACATGTGCCAGGCACAAAAATTGATGATTTCTTAGAGGAGCTTAACTACTTATGTTCTGCTACAGTGCCCCTCTCAATCACCATTCTTGAAGGTCTATGTCAGAAGCATGGCACCACACCAGATAAGTCTGTTTTAACCGAGGTGGCCCATGATCTCAATGCATCAAACCCCTTGTTCAAAGCCATAGGGAAGGGGGGCCCCCTTAGCACACATCATCTTCGCCACCAGTTTTATAAAGAAAGCTTTAAAGTGGTAGAGCCCATTGAGTACATTCTCGATTCCAAGGAGAGACGAAGTTTTCAGTACGTGCCTTTATTGAAGTCCCTTCGGCAGCTCTTTGATAGGAGAGATGTTGTAGATAAAGTGGTTGAAAACTATGAAATGCAGCAGAATAATAGGGCAATGGGTGGACTTAATGCCTACAAATCTTCTCAGGATGGTTCATACTTCCAGGAAAACAGTTTTCTGTCAGAGAATGAGTTAAGGATTTTGGTCAATTTATATGCAGATGATTTTGAGGTTTGCAATCCTCTAGGTACTTCGCGCAGGAAACATAAGCTTTGTGGAATCTATTGGACTTTGGGAAATTTGCCCCCAGGGTCACATTCTTCACTGTCGTCAATTTACTTGGCAATATTGTGCAAAACTGATGATGTGCGCAAGTATGGCTATGAGAGGATCTTGCGTCCTCTTCTCCAAGATGTGAGAACTTTGGAGCAAGATGGAGTTTTTATTCCGCTGCTTGGCAGATGCCTTAAAGGGACGATTCAGGTAGTTGTGGCAGATAACTTGGGTGCTCACGGCATGGCTGGTTTTAATGAGAGTTTCTCTGGTGGGTATATCTGCAGATTTTGCACAGGAACAAAAACAGACATCCAAACCAAGGAGGTGAAGTCAGGCTTCTTTACTCTTAGGACCGAAGAACTCCATAAATCACATGTGCAGTCAGCTCAGGCAAATGGTACAAGCTGTTTTGGTGTGAAAGGTCATTGTGTTATCAGTAAAACACTTGCCCACTTCAGTGTCCACACAGGATATCCGCCGGATGTAATGCACGATGTATTTGAAGGCATAGTGCCAGTAGAACTTGCTCGTTGTTTGGCATTGCTGATTTCAAAGAATTACTTTGATCTTGACACTTTGAACAAGTCTATCTTGCAATTCCCTTACAAGTGGACTGACAAGACCAATAAGCCTCATGCAATCCcacaaacattttcaaaaagaaaatcaatagGTGGGAATTGCCATGAAAATTGGGCCATGCTAAGACTGCTCCCATTTATTATTGGGCCTTTGGTGCCTGATGGGGAAATGGCATGGGAAATTTTGTTGGACTTGAGAGAGATTGTGGAGCTTGTGgttgctccaacacacacagaagaatcaATCACCTGTCTTGAAGACAAGATTGTTGAGCACAGGCACAAGTATCAAGAACTCTTTCCTGATGTTAAACTGCTACCAAAACATCATTATTTGGAGCATTATCCGCAACTGATCAGGGCTTTTGGCCCTCTTGTGGGACATTGGACCCTACGATTTGAGGCAAAGCATAGTTTTTTTAAGCAGGTAATTCGACACACCAACTGCTTCAAAAACGTACCCCTCTCCCTAGCCTCTAAGCATCAGCTGATGATCTCCTACCACTTGAGTGCCTCAAGTTTTGTAAAAACTGGTCTTGATATGACACAGGTCTCAACAGTTCCTGTGGCTGTTTTGAAAGAGGAGATAGGACAGGCCATTGAGGAGAAATTCCCCAGGACAATAACAGTTAACCTTACCAATTGTGTATCGACAAAAGGTGTAACCTTCAAAAACGGCATGATTGTGGTTTGTGGATCTACGAGTGGACAGCCAGATTTTGGGGAGATTCTTCAAATTTGTGTTGTACAAGAGCGACTTTGTTTCATGGTCAGAAGGCTTTCTAGATCGTACAGGGAACATTTCAGGGCGTTTGAACTGACTCCATCACAAGAAACACATTTGATTGCGCTTGAGGAGCTGGGAGATGTCTACCCTTTGGCAGACTATTTTATTGGAACTCTCAGAATGGTGACATTAAAAAGACGGTTTATCATATAAGTTGTGGTGATGTTAAGATTCAATGTACTAAACATTTTCCATTTACTCGTTCACAGTTGTGAAATGGCTGCCACGGTGAAGCTTAGAATCATTCTAGGCGAAGAAAATTCACAGAGATTGATTCTTCAAGACTTACCACAGTCTCTCAGTGAACTCGCACAACATATTAAGACTCAGTGTGGAATAGAGGGGGACTTCAGATTACAATTCTTGGATCCTGATTTTAACGAATTTAACAATTTGACCTCCATCTCTGATGTCCTGGACAAAACCACCATCAAAGTGATCTTTAATTCCTTGCCCTGCTCTGCCTTAGCTGAGAGCCCACCACTTCCCTTTTCATCTGCCCCCCCACCAAACTCTCCACAGGACACCTCGTCCATTTCCTCTGCCATTTCCTCTGCCTCCTATGACACAGACATATTGTCTTCTCCTGAGTCCACCCCAAGAGTGTCTTCATGGCCGCTGGTTTTCACAGTGCCCCGTTTTTCATTTGATGCAGAGTTACAGTTGGGGCGGGCCAATGCTGCTTTCAAAGACACAGGTGTGTTGCTGGAGCCCGAAACAAAACTCAAGTCTTCCATTCTTGATGGCTTGATTGAAACAATTCTGCAGTTCAAGATTTACCTCACTGATGCTGAGTGTGCAGATGTAGCCGAAGCTCTTGTGTCTGCACACCCTTGTCTGAGAGAGCCAGGCTCAGTCAATGGATATGATGGCTGGAAGAAAAGCTTGAAGGATAAATTGGGAAATTACAGAAACAAGCTGAGACGCCTTGGATGCCCCGAAGTTTCAGTGAATGCCTTGACAAATAAACCTGGTGACCGATGCAGCCCTGCCTACGCTgtgaaaaagccaaaaaaagcGGAAGTTAACTACTGCCCAGCTTATCCAGGAGGTGAATCAAAGGAGACCCAGGAATTGAAACGCGTAATGCTCTTAACAGAAATGGAGAAAAGAAATAATGAGGATCAGGTGTCATTGCTGATGGATCAGACTTTTGCCCACCGACGTCAAGAGGTTGTCAGAGATGCACCCATGGTAGCTGAATTCAAGGCGAGGTGGCCAGCACTCTTCAATGTGCGTGAGGTAAGTGAAGCAAAATCCTTTTTTAACTAATGAACTAATGATTTACAGAAGGTCAATAATGGTGATCGTTGTGGCCAGAAAACagtattatgattatgattatgtgtttgtctttgtgtttttccaTAGCTGTGTGTGGAATTCAAAAGAATCACCATAGTCAACTTGCAATCAAAGTTTTTCTCCCAGCTGGATGCTCAATCTGCAAATCTGATGAAGGCATTTAGCAGGAAAGGAGGTACCCTGGGAAGACGGCTGAAGCGCATCGTAGTACCTATGACTGAGGTATGATAAccttgtaaatgagtgtgttcaACCAGGCAATAGAGATTTGGAACATGGTCAGATAAACTCTTCGTACTTTCAATGGGGAGATGTTTTGATCATTCTTACTGAGATTTCTCTCTTGAAAATTAAAAGTGCTATCAATGATTTTCAAAGCCAGCATGAGGTAGCAAGgtgtggttgttgcaaggtgtgtttgttttattctttGATGTACAGGATTCTGGCATTGATGTCCGTCGCGAATGTGTTCTCAAGGGACTTTGTGTCTACATGAATGAAGACCCCGAGAGCTTTGTGAAGGAATACATGGTATATATTTCACAAATTCATTTGAGTTATTTTACAGTAGTACAGAatgttttttattatatataacATGTAATGAACACTTGAAAAAAATCTTGTGTTACAGTCAGATGATGCCAGTAGTCACACGGCCATGGCAGAGACCAT
The genomic region above belongs to Sardina pilchardus chromosome 20, fSarPil1.1, whole genome shotgun sequence and contains:
- the LOC134067929 gene encoding uncharacterized protein LOC134067929; this encodes MLLTEMEKRNNEDQVSLLMDQTFAHRRQEVVRDAPMVAEFKARWPALFNVRELCVEFKRITIVNLQSKFFSQLDAQSANLMKAFSRKGGTLGRRLKRIVVPMTEDSGIDVRRECVLKGLCVYMNEDPESFVKEYMSDDASSHTAMAETIYGIYVIRHEGAEPGDAPEDVGIILEGVTVLQELRNVPFAFAIFIALVYALNLCYPSEHRYTFEALQKLVLELDGNKLSKKVQALKTILAR